From Mytilus galloprovincialis chromosome 9, xbMytGall1.hap1.1, whole genome shotgun sequence, the proteins below share one genomic window:
- the LOC143047085 gene encoding uncharacterized protein LOC143047085, with translation MACISCKVEKLSNEYPPYNGSTECDHPSLTCLRCFLDHIEKNGICPHPNCSIVIAKQSQTMQLFKATLSKQFKEYESAYTPLVDIGGCNQYVNVTGLTGQSVNIPFTPLMTVEDLKRKIQENMKHERAKQKLLYEGNEMHAIRQNGSYATLSDYGVKPNTTICVVICLFSIPENFDDVVFDLYWGYPVHGVDYLDASCLLFKGNSFVDAVDYDNCTSSTKAVRHSGDVMNSVQRIGHHTIKVSLKKIPSDITHLFFTLSAWTAPTIAQYPNPSLKFYDASKPRVDLCKTTFHHARNSQAVVMCSVSRNSQGHWQIFESGQISAGNAAGYAPLLATIRKLIARGV, from the exons ATGGCTTGCATTTCTTGTAAAGTGGAAAAATTGTCCAATGAATACCCACCTTACAATGGATCGACGGAATGTGATCATCCATCGCTTACATGTCTCCGG TGTTTTTTGGATCATATTGAGAAGAATGGAATATGTCCTCATCCTAATTGCAGCATAGTGATTGCAAAACAGTCACAAACTATGCAGCTGTTCAAAGCAACACTTTCGAAACAGTTTAAAGAGTACGAGTCGGCCTACACACCATTGGTAGATATTGGAGGATGCAATCAGTATGTTAACGTCACAGGCCTAACTGGACAGTCTGTAAATATCCCATTTACTCCTCTAATGACTGTTGAAGACTTAAAGAGAAAGATACAGGAGAATATGAAGCACGAAAGAGCAAAACAAAAGCTGTTATATGAAGGAAACGAGATGCAT GCCATTAGACAGAATGGAAGTTACGCAACTTTATCCGATTATGGTGTCAAACCAAATACCACGATCTGTGTAGTCATTTGCCTGTTCAGTATTCCAGAAAATTTTGATGATGTGGTGTTTGATTTGTACTGGGGTTATCCTGTTCATGGAGTGGACTATCTCGATGCTTCGTGTCTGTTGTTTAAAGGAAATTCATTTGTGGATGCAGTTGATTATGACAATTGCACCAGCAGCACAAAAGCTGTTCGACATTCTGGTGACGTTATGAATAGTGTACAGCGAATTGGACATCATACGATTAAAGTTTCTCTGAAGAAAATACCATCAGatattacacatttgttttttacaTTAAGTGCTTGGACCGCGCCAACTATAGCCCAGTATCCGAACCCTAGCTTAAAATTTTATGATGCTTCAAAGCCAAGAGTGGATCTATGTAAAACTACATTTCACCATGCCAGGAACTCCCAAGCAGTTGTTATGTGTTCTGTGTCTAGAAACTCTCAAGGACACTGGCAGATTTTTGAATCAGGCCAAATTTCAGCTGGAAATGCTGCGGGCTACGCTCCATTACTTGCCACAATACGAAAACTTATAGCAAGAGGTGTTTAa